In the Trichoderma atroviride chromosome 4, complete sequence genome, GGCATATACTTTTTGTCATATAACCTGTGTAGTTGTAGAAATAATTTGTGTGAATTCTTGAACATGAATACCACTTCGTACTATACATGCAGCGAGGACAGGCATACGTACAAGGCATATAATTGAGATCACGCGGTTTGTAGCTCCTATATTCCTTGTTTCGTAATAATATGCTATTTATTACTGGTCAACTCGCCTGCAGTATAAACAAACAATCCTGCAATGCTACTTACTCGATTAGGTGAGTAGATGGACGCAGCCAATCATTGGGTGCATAGGTAGACATTGGATCAGGTTCCTGGGGGGAAGTTTCGCCTCCCCCCCACCATATCTATCTCTCCGGCATATCCTTGCGGTGTACGGAGAGCCTATTACGACATGCTCATACTTAGCAAAAATCAGTGATACGAAAAGAGTAAGCAAATGTCCCGCGGCAAGTTCTCGCTCCACGACCACCGCAAAAGCTCCACTCGAGTCCGGACCGATAAAGTGGAGAGTGGAGAGAGGATCGAAGAAGGCCCTCGCAATCTTTGGATACCGGCGGCACGACTCGGCTCCGCTTTATGCAGCTACGCAGTACGGGAATCGCAGAAAGTCGATATCGAGGAGCGGAAAGGGGGCGGAATTGATTCCAAGGCGCGGCTTCAGTcgcttcattttttttcaatttttttttttttggtctgGATGCTGGTAACCTTGTGATTGTTTCTGATTATGCAAGTTGATAAGACGGGGAATTTAtagaggagatgatggatttCTAATTGGGATCGTATTTTCTTACGGCTTATTGGGCGATGGGCGGAGTGTGACGGTGTGTTGTGCTCATGTTGGTTTCTGACATGTACAGTGAAGGTTTAATGTCTGACTAGGCCCCATTCCAGCAGAGATGTGATGATCAAGCcaaaaggataaaaaaaaaaaaaacacttgAAACTCATGACCTCAAAGTGGCGACGTGGTTAGCAGTTGGTTGGAGAAGAACGAGCTTTGAATCCAAGTAAGCGGAACTCGGTTTTCGGGATGGACGTCTGTCTTACTCGCTACAGTACAAAATCAATCCAATCCAGAACAAGCAATATCCCAGATCTGAGATGGCGCTCCAAAGCTCCAAGCTGCCCCTCCACAATTGACTCGTAATGCCGGCCTCCCTACTCGCTGCATACCAAAAACTCCCTTATCTCGTCTTGGCGcttactttcttcttcctgctgtGCTCGTTTGCGTACGGTATGTCTGCACACAGCGTCTGCTCCCCCGCACACCGGACGCCCGGGGTTCGCGTCAGACGCTTAATTGAAGCGTTTCCCCGCCGAAGCTAAGCGGCAGTAGGGCTGATTCGAGCCATCATATGTCATCAGCTTTGGCCGCAAAAGCCTGCATCCGGGGCATGTTGGACGAGACAATCGATAAGCCTCTGCGCCGTGTGTGCCGTGGAAAGCCGATGATGCAAGCATTCAACGGGCTTTGGATAATGCTGGAGGACTGGGGTAAGCTGTTTTGATAATGCTTGACTTCTCAATGGCGGCGGGCTAGTCGGGATTCAtgaagcctttttttttgtgtgtaaTATGGGGTTTGTTATACGGGGGAGGCTGTGAATAAAGTGTGtttcctttccctcttcttttctttcttcttcccttctcaGTCTTTCTTAcaattgtctttttttcttctttcttggtAGAGTTTCACATACGACCAGTGGATGGTTTGAACTCTGCAAAGATGTTGCAATCATTTAGCCTACAACATGTTCTTGCATGGCTAGGGATTCTGCTTGGCGGCGGAGTCTTCTATGTAAGTTCTTTTGACGCTGCAGAATGGGGAGGATGTGATGCAGAGCTCTACGCGGTGTAGAAATTGCGAAATGAGGAGCTCTGGGAGGCCCCCAAAATCCGGCGGTGCTAACATGGAAAATCAAggtctttgccatcatcacctaCCGCATTTTCTTCCACCCTCTTGCAAAATATCCGGGTCCTCTCATCGCAAAGGTCACAGATGCCTACCAGCTCTACTACGCCTGGAGGGGCGATCGCCACCTTCAGTTCTGGCGCCTGCATCAGAAATACGGTAAGATACATGTTACAAAATGAGCACTGAAATGAAATGGCAAGAGTCGCGTCTAACATGGGCTGTTGCGCAAAGGCAAAACCGTCCGCTTTGGCCCCAACTCGCTCTCATTCAGCACCCACCAGTCGCTGCAGGACATCTACGGCTTCAAGGCCAACGTCCGCAAGTCCGAGTTCTACGACTCCTTTGCCCACCCGGTGCACAACACTCACAACACTCGCGACAAGGCCGTTCACGCCCGCAAGCGCCGCGTGCTCTCCCACGCCTTCTCCGAGAGCGCTATGAAGGACATGCAGCGATTCATTCTCAACAATGTGCGCCTGTTCTGtgagcagcttggcatcGAGGATGGCGGAGCCGACTCCAAGGGCTGGACTCAGCCGCGAAAGATGGACGACTGGTGCAACTACCTGGCCATCGATGTGCTTGGTGATCTGTGCTATGGTAAATCATTCCGCATGCTGGAAAGCGCGGACAACCGCTTTGCCCTGGACTTGGTCGAGGCCGCCACCACCAGACACCTTGTTGTAAGTCATTAATGCTCCACGGCGTGAATTATGAAAAGATGTGTATTAATCATGGGGAACAGTGCGGTACTATGCCCATCGTCAACAACCTCGGACTCGACAAGTACATGTTCCCTGCTCTGGCCGCTGGACGTGCGCGCTTCATGACCTACAGCAAGGCCCAACTGACGGAGAGAACCAAGCTTGGAGAGGATGCGGACCGTCGCGATTTCTTTTGGTACCTTCTCAAGGCTCGTGATCCCGAAACTGGCGAGGGCTTTACTACTCCTGAACTCTGGGCTGAATCCAACTTGCTGTAAGCTTTTCTCCTATACATACACTATATGAACCCTAATGCTGACGTGAAAAATAGCATCATCGCCGGATCTGACACAACCTCCACTGCCATGGCCGCTACCCTGTTCTACCTTACCCGCAACCCCGCGGCCATGAAGAAGGTTGTTGAGGAAATCCGAGGCAAGTTCAACGACGTCGAGGAGATTGTCCAGGGCCCTGCCCTTTCATCCTGCAGCTACCTCAAGGCTTGTATCGACGAGGCCATGCGCATGTCCCCCTCTGTTGGCGGTATTCCTCCTCGCGAGGTCATGGCTGGCGGCGCCACCATTGATGGCGAGGTGCTTCCCGAAGGCACCGTCGT is a window encoding:
- a CDS encoding uncharacterized protein (EggNog:ENOG41~TransMembrane:1 (o12-34i)), which translates into the protein MLQSFSLQHVLAWLGILLGGGVFYVFAIITYRIFFHPLAKYPGPLIAKVTDAYQLYYAWRGDRHLQFWRLHQKYGKTVRFGPNSLSFSTHQSLQDIYGFKANVRKSEFYDSFAHPVHNTHNTRDKAVHARKRRVLSHAFSESAMKDMQRFILNNVRLFCEQLGIEDGGADSKGWTQPRKMDDWCNYLAIDVLGDLCYGKSFRMLESADNRFALDLVEAATTRHLVCGTMPIVNNLGLDKYMFPALAAGRARFMTYSKAQLTERTKLGEDADRRDFFWYLLKARDPETGEGFTTPELWAESNLLIIAGSDTTSTAMAATLFYLTRNPAAMKKVVEEIRGKFNDVEEIVQGPALSSCSYLKACIDEAMRMSPSVGGIPPREVMAGGATIDGEVLPEGTVVGTAHYNIHHNETYYPQSFTYVPERWVAGDVNPITGKPTTKEEVERAHSAFVAWSLGPRGCIGKAMAYVEMTLSLGRAIYLYDMRRAVGVQDISEGHPDLEFGRHRANEFQLRDIFTSGKCGPLVEFRRAEKA